From the genome of Spodoptera frugiperda isolate SF20-4 chromosome 23, AGI-APGP_CSIRO_Sfru_2.0, whole genome shotgun sequence, one region includes:
- the LOC118267283 gene encoding SH3 domain-binding protein 5 homolog isoform X1 codes for MSRMFPVSTCCLLLPFVWEYNVRVPCDCLKFFNNFQVELEKLNAATDEINKLELELDESMKTFHLLLNETSRRLQAWTKRLGTCVDKSRPYYDAVALATTARQECQKAAVQFQRASELHAAAKETVTLAEQRFVSKQDEWQFDSNWQEVLNHAIIKVMDAEKRKAESGREHQRKAAAYIAAAEKVTQLEENLKRNIIKSRVYFEEKKLCDEQLQTQNEKIEKLQRLIADAKFRYSKSLKALEKISEEIHRRRGEYPPDKDSIPVGPREPGVGAERDAIHDEDAAKAEHEKDEDSSLQELRMRVRELASKPIEKDIETDEAWALELNETINKLDQLLMMKENNQQKRSKFTASSPRNSSAPSTSTNTGKYNDPPSDSWKTETNLTRTKSISKDVVYEHSNPPISKTEKSKSMMSLDVLALARDTNMMDRESYLKAVIEDKSPTGTYTESNSDRNDTPDEILMVECDSSDSNQNPVIRMTSSTVSDSDNS; via the exons ATGTCGCGGATGTTTCCCGTCTCTACATGTTGCTTGCTGTTACCATTCGTTTGGGAGTACAATGTGCGTGTGCCGTGCGATTGTCTCAAGTTCTTCAATAACTTCCAGGTGGAGCTCGAGAAGCTGAACGCAGCCACCGATGAGATCAACAAACTGGAATTGGAGCTAGAT GAGTCTATGAAAACATTCCACCTGCTCCTGAATGAGACGTCGCGTCGGCTGCAGGCGTGGACCAAGCGGTTGGGGACGTGTGTGGACAAGTCCAGACCTTACTACGATGCCGTGGCACTGGCCACCACTGCCAGGCAGGAGTGCCAGAAGGCTGCTGTACAGTTCCAGAGAGCTAGTG AACTGCACGCCGCTGCCAAGGAGACGGTGACGCTGGCTGAGCAGCGGTTCGTGAGCAAGCAGGACGAGTGGCAGTTCGACAGCAACTGGCAGGAGGTGCTCAACCATGCCATCATCAAG GTCATGGACGCTGAAAAGCGAAAAGCGGAGAGCGGACGAGAACATCAGAGGAAGGCAGCTGCCTACATCGCAGCTGCGGAAAAG GTGACACAATTAGAAGAGAATCTAAAACGGAATATCATAAAGTCACGAGTTTACTTCGAAGAGAAGAAACTGTGCGACGAACAACTGCAAACACAGAATGAGAAGATAGAGAAGTTACAACGACTTATAGCTGACGCCAAGTTCAGATACTCAAAGTCTCTTAAAGCCCTTGAGAAAATATCGGAAGAGATTCACAGAAGACGGGGCGAGTACCCACCAGATAAGGACTCTATACCCGTCGGTCCTCGAGAACCAGGTGTCGGCGCGGAAAGAGACGCCATCCATGACGAAGACGCAGCGAAAGCTGAACACGAGAAAGACGAAGATTCTAGTCTCCAAGAACTGAGGATGCGCGTCAGAGAACTCGCTTCCAAACCCATAGAGAAAGACATTGAAACCGACGAAGCGTGGGCTCTGGAACTAAACGAGACCATCAACAAACTCGACCAGCTGCTGATGATGAAGGAAAATAATCAGCAGAAGAGGTCCAAGTTCACCGCTAGTTCTCCCAGGAACTCTAGCGCGCCCTCTACCAGTACGAATACTGGGAAATACAACGATCCACCGAGCGACAGCTGGAAGACTGAGACCAACCTAACTAGGACTAAATCTATAAGCAAGGATGTGGTCTATGAACACAGTAACCCACCGATTAGTAAGACGGAGAAGTCTAAAAGCATGATGTCTTTAGACGTACTCGCCTTAGCTAGGGACACGAATATGATGGACAGGGAATCGTACCTCAAAGCTGTTATTGAAGACAAATCCCCAACAGGGACGTATACAGAGAGTAATTCCGACAGGAACGACACTCCTGACGAGATCCTGATGGTGGAATGCGACTCCAGCGACTCCAACCAGAACCCTGTCATCAGGATGACCAGCTCCACCGTCTCTGACAGCGACAACAGCTAA
- the LOC118267283 gene encoding SH3 domain-binding protein 5 homolog isoform X2 → MEESSFTIPADDNGDTELDPRIQVELEKLNAATDEINKLELELDESMKTFHLLLNETSRRLQAWTKRLGTCVDKSRPYYDAVALATTARQECQKAAVQFQRASELHAAAKETVTLAEQRFVSKQDEWQFDSNWQEVLNHAIIKVMDAEKRKAESGREHQRKAAAYIAAAEKVTQLEENLKRNIIKSRVYFEEKKLCDEQLQTQNEKIEKLQRLIADAKFRYSKSLKALEKISEEIHRRRGEYPPDKDSIPVGPREPGVGAERDAIHDEDAAKAEHEKDEDSSLQELRMRVRELASKPIEKDIETDEAWALELNETINKLDQLLMMKENNQQKRSKFTASSPRNSSAPSTSTNTGKYNDPPSDSWKTETNLTRTKSISKDVVYEHSNPPISKTEKSKSMMSLDVLALARDTNMMDRESYLKAVIEDKSPTGTYTESNSDRNDTPDEILMVECDSSDSNQNPVIRMTSSTVSDSDNS, encoded by the exons GTGGAGCTCGAGAAGCTGAACGCAGCCACCGATGAGATCAACAAACTGGAATTGGAGCTAGAT GAGTCTATGAAAACATTCCACCTGCTCCTGAATGAGACGTCGCGTCGGCTGCAGGCGTGGACCAAGCGGTTGGGGACGTGTGTGGACAAGTCCAGACCTTACTACGATGCCGTGGCACTGGCCACCACTGCCAGGCAGGAGTGCCAGAAGGCTGCTGTACAGTTCCAGAGAGCTAGTG AACTGCACGCCGCTGCCAAGGAGACGGTGACGCTGGCTGAGCAGCGGTTCGTGAGCAAGCAGGACGAGTGGCAGTTCGACAGCAACTGGCAGGAGGTGCTCAACCATGCCATCATCAAG GTCATGGACGCTGAAAAGCGAAAAGCGGAGAGCGGACGAGAACATCAGAGGAAGGCAGCTGCCTACATCGCAGCTGCGGAAAAG GTGACACAATTAGAAGAGAATCTAAAACGGAATATCATAAAGTCACGAGTTTACTTCGAAGAGAAGAAACTGTGCGACGAACAACTGCAAACACAGAATGAGAAGATAGAGAAGTTACAACGACTTATAGCTGACGCCAAGTTCAGATACTCAAAGTCTCTTAAAGCCCTTGAGAAAATATCGGAAGAGATTCACAGAAGACGGGGCGAGTACCCACCAGATAAGGACTCTATACCCGTCGGTCCTCGAGAACCAGGTGTCGGCGCGGAAAGAGACGCCATCCATGACGAAGACGCAGCGAAAGCTGAACACGAGAAAGACGAAGATTCTAGTCTCCAAGAACTGAGGATGCGCGTCAGAGAACTCGCTTCCAAACCCATAGAGAAAGACATTGAAACCGACGAAGCGTGGGCTCTGGAACTAAACGAGACCATCAACAAACTCGACCAGCTGCTGATGATGAAGGAAAATAATCAGCAGAAGAGGTCCAAGTTCACCGCTAGTTCTCCCAGGAACTCTAGCGCGCCCTCTACCAGTACGAATACTGGGAAATACAACGATCCACCGAGCGACAGCTGGAAGACTGAGACCAACCTAACTAGGACTAAATCTATAAGCAAGGATGTGGTCTATGAACACAGTAACCCACCGATTAGTAAGACGGAGAAGTCTAAAAGCATGATGTCTTTAGACGTACTCGCCTTAGCTAGGGACACGAATATGATGGACAGGGAATCGTACCTCAAAGCTGTTATTGAAGACAAATCCCCAACAGGGACGTATACAGAGAGTAATTCCGACAGGAACGACACTCCTGACGAGATCCTGATGGTGGAATGCGACTCCAGCGACTCCAACCAGAACCCTGTCATCAGGATGACCAGCTCCACCGTCTCTGACAGCGACAACAGCTAA